Below is a window of Humulus lupulus chromosome 2, drHumLupu1.1, whole genome shotgun sequence DNA.
AGGCTGTGGTTAAGGTGGGTTTGATTGCTGAGGGGATCTTTATCATTAGATTCCAGAATTTGGAGCAGAGAGATCAGGTCTTACAGGGAGGGTATATTTTTTTTGATCGGAAACCAGTGGTTATGAAACCTTGGAACCCGATAGAAGATTTCTCTAAGGATGATATCACTAGTGTGCCGACTTGGATTCAATTACATGGGTTGGACATCAAGTATTGGGGTGAGAAATCCTTATTCAAGATAGTAGGGTAGATTGGTAAACCTTTACAGGTTGATAATATAACCAAGCACAGGGATAGATTGATGTATCCTCGTGTGCTAATAGAGGTTGAGTTTGCTCAGGAATTCCCTAACTCAATCTCATTTACAGATGAGTTTGATAGGGATATTGAGTTGGAAGTGAAATATGAATGGCTACCCCTTGTTTGTTATAGCTGTTCAGGTTTGGGGCATGAGACTAAGCAGTGTAGGAAGAAGATCACAGATACGGAAGCAGAGAAGCAACAATGGGTGCCTAAAGTAAAAGTGAATAACATGGAGAAATTGGTACCAAGTGTAGATAAGGAGGGCTTTCAAAAATTTGAGAAagggaaaagaatagaaaaagaagtTATTCCAGTTAAGACTCAGGTGGCGAATAGGTTTGATATACTGAATAGTCAAGAGCAGGAGACTGTCATTTGTCTTAGGGGAGAGGGGGGAGTACCCTCTACTTCTAATGGATAAGATATTGTGTTGGAATGTTAGGGGGATCAATAGCCATCAAAAACATCGAGAAATCAAGCAATTGATTTATTCAAGAAGAGCTGGGCTAGTGAGTCTCCTTGAGACGAAGGTTAAGAATAAAAACATGGGTTCTCTATATTCTAATCTTTTTTCGAATTGGTGTTTTACAAATAATAATCCTTGGCTTGATAAAGGGAGGATAGTTGTTGCATGGCTGCCAAGTGTATTTACTGTTAATATTAGCTTATGTACAGCTCAAGTAATTCACTGTGATGTGCACCCAAGACAGAAACAGGACATATTTGAGGTTACTTTCGTGTATGGATTTAATGAAGATAAGAAGAGAGGCCAGCTTTGGATGGATTTGGAAGAGATTTCACTGCAAATTCAGGGGCCTTGGATAGTTATGGGGGACTTTAATGATATTTTGTTTAGCAATGAAAGAGTGGGAAGAGGATCTACTAAAAGTCCTACTCAAGATTTTCGAGATTGTGTGGCAAAGTGTAGCTTGGATGATCTGAAATACTCTGGGATTTTTTACACCTGGAATAATAAGCAGAAACCAGAGGATCGAGTTTTCTCTAAGTTAGATAGAGCCTTAGTTAATCCTCAATGGACAGATTGTTTTCAGTTTTCGGAAGCTAACTTTTTACCTGAGGGAAGCTTTGATCACAGTCCCATTTTAGTCTCGATATATCAGGATGTGATAAGTGGCAAGAAGCCATTTCGCTACTTTCGAATGTGGAAGGATGCAGATGATTTTGGTGAGCAAATTGCTAAGTGTTGGCAGGAAGGAGTGGAGGGCACGGAGATGTACCAGTTGACAGTTAAACTTAAACGCCTAAAACAAATTCTTAAGAGCATTAATAAGGAAGGTTTCCATGAGATTCACAAAGCAGAAATGATAGCAAAGGAGGAATTACTGGTTTTGCAGGAAGAAGTGAATAAAGATCCCCACAACTCTCGTTTACAGCATGAGGAACAAGTGGCTCGGGGCAAATATGCTAAAGTTTTTAAGGCTTATTCTCTCTTTTTAGCTCAGAAAGCCAAAGTTTCTTGGGCTAAAAATGGAGATGAAAACTCAGCAATATTCCATGAGTCACTAAAGGCAAGGAGAATTCAGAACAGGATTTTTTCAATAGAGGATGCGCAGGGGGTCTGGTGTGATACTCCTCTTGCTGTTCAGGAAGCCTTTTTACAATACTATCATCAGCTCCTTGGATCTGAGATGCAGAACAAGCATCGGGTGAAGAATTGTATCATCAACCTTGGGCCTAAACTTTCTGAGGTGCATTCCAGCTTACTTAAAACCGAGTACACACCTCAGGAGATCAAAGATGCTATTTTCTCTATTCCTGGTTTGAAGGCTCCAGGTCCGGATGGTTTTGGAAGTTGTTTCTATCAAGATAATTGGGCATTGGTTGGTTCAGAAGTGGTATCTGCTGTTCTATCATTTTTGAGATCAGGAAAAATCCTTAAGGCCATTAACACAACCACCATTACTCTTATTCCTAAGAGCAGTTGTCCGCAAAGTGTGAGTGATTTTCGGCCTATCTCATGTTGCAATGTGATTTATAAGGCTGCATCGAAAGTGATTTGCGCGAGATTGAGACAAATTTTGCCTGACTTAATTGCTGAGAACCAGGGGGGTTTTGTACATGGAAGATATATTGCCCATAATATCATGGTGTGTCAGGATCTGGTGAGACTATATGGGCGTAGCAATTGCAAACCTAGCTGTATGATAAAAATTGACTTAAGGAAAGCGTATGACACAATAGAGTGGGGGTTCATTGAAGAGATGCTTAAGGCTTTTGAATTTCCTCAATCTTTTTCAGATTTAATAATGGCATGTGTCACAACTCCCAAGTTCTCATTGCTTCTCAATGGATCTTTACATGGGTTCTTTGCATCAAAAAGAGGACTTAGACAAGGAGACCCCATTTCCCCCTTATTGTTTGTGCTTGGGTTGGAGTACTTGTCTCGAATTATGAGTAAGGTGGGGTCATTACCTGGGTTCAAGTACCATACTAAATGTTCAAATCTGAAGTTGAATCATTTATGTTTTGCGGACGACCTTCTTATCTTTTGCAATGGAGACTTTGTTTCAATAATGCTTATGTTGAGAGGTTTAAagctattttcttcttcttcgggTTTGCTTCCTAATGCTGAGAAAACTGCTATATACTGTCATGGAATCTCTGATACTGTTGTAGAGAGAGGGCTGGCGGCTTCTGGTTTCACTCGAAGTTACCTGCCGTTCAGGTACCTCGGGATACCTATATGTTCTAAACGAATTTCTGCAGCAGATTGTCAATGCATCGTGGAGAAGATGACTAGTAGGATTCGTTCATGGAGCACTCGGAATCTATCTTATATGGGGAGAGTGACCTTGATCAATTCAGTCCTCATCTCAATGCATTCATATTGGGCTCAAATAATGATTCTACCAAAGAAATTGATAAAAGATGTTGAAGCAATTTGTAGGGCTTTTCTTTGGAAAGGCATCTCAGAATCCCATTTACCAGGATTGATTGCTTGGGAGTATACTTGTGCATCAAGGGCGGCTGGTGGATTGGGATTTCGGCGATTACATGATTGGAATTTAGCTGCCATGGGGAAGTATGTTTGGGCAATTGCCAAAAAGAAAGATAATCTGTTTGTTAAGTGGATTAATAGCGTGTACCTGATGGACAAGAATTGGTGGGATTACAAGTGTCCCTCAGATTGTAGTTGGTATTGGAAGCGCTTAGTAGCTGTGAAGGACTGCTTTAAAGCCAAAATCTCTGCTGTTTCTTTCTCATCACAGAGGTATCATATTCAACTTGGTGTAAATCTGCTGGTTTCTCCTGAAGTCCGAGTACCATGGAGGAAATTTGTTTGGGATAGATTTATCACTCCCAAACATCGTTTTATCATGTGGTTAGTCATGTGGGATCGGTTGCACACAAAGAATCGAATTGCTAGATATAATACTAATATGGATCTGGTTTGTCTGCTGTGTGGAGCAGAGAATGAAGACATAGAACATCTTTTTTTCAAGTGTACATACAGCAAGAGATGTTTAGAAGCTATCAAAGGCTGGCTTCATTGGACTGTACAGTCCATCAATCTCCACAGGCTCCTGCATTGCATTTATCATGTCAAGCATGTGTCGAGTACATATAAAAGTATATTCTTCTCTTGTCTTGCTGCGACAGTATACCATCTTTGGAGAGTAAGAAATGATGTACTTTGGAATCAAAAATTGTGGCAAGTGCATCATACAGTTAGTAGAATTCAAAGAGATTGTAAATTTCGATTGCTTAGTATATTTCCTTGTAAAGCTTCTAGGAAAGATAGAGATTTTTTTACCAGGTTGCTTTGATCTGTATTAGCCAGATATTAGGAATGATGGGTCTGTTATCCCGGTTGACTACTGTGGGTTCTTGTATATGTATTGGGTGCACAAGTGGTGGTTGTATTGGTTTGTTTTTTGAGTAATACAATGGcttattcatcaaaaaaaaatgtTTCTCATAAAATATTGGATTAATTAGCAAAATTTTAACTTAACCAAACTATGGTTACGTAACATAAATAAATAGTTGATAGAAACAAAGGTAATAAGTATGtggttacaataaaaaaaaatgatagcaAATAGTTGTAAAAAGATTAAGAAACAAATAGTAGTTGATTAAATTTAAACAATTGCAAAAAAGAAACAACTAGTAActcaaaaatagaataacaaaaaaaaataccataaattaattgtaaaaaaataaagaaagaaataaagaaaaataacaaattaGAAATAAACAATAGATAAAAAGAAACAAGCAGTAACATGAATTTTTTTTAGTCTAGTAaatatttagaaatattaatagttatagtATGTGATTAAAGTGTAATAAAATCAAATTTGAAGTactatttgtaattttaaaaattatgagTAAATAATCtaatatagatttttttttggaaaataatCTAATTTAGTTaaactaaaatttaattaaagtaGAAATATATTTGTTATCATTATTATTGTTAATAGTAATTATCATCTCTAAATAATAAGATGTTATAAATACAATGTTGGACATAAATTAATTGCCCCataaagaataaatatatatatatatataaataaaataaaataaaactataatatatatatataaagagatacTAGCATATCGGATTAACATCATTGCTACCACTAATAATTTCTAAATGATAAATCTTACCACCCAATCTATAAATAAAGATTTGTATCACTTTTTTTAGATCACTAGTAagcaacataattataatatttgtctAACTAGTTAACTAGTTCActataaattataataaagttGTTTATTAGAGAAAATTTATTCAAagaatgaatgaataaatgaaatCGTGTTCAACTAACTCAGAAAAATGAATAAGGAAAAGAGAAAAGAAGTCTAACAATATGCGGTTATTAGTTACATTCTTTGTAAATAATTGTCCTAGTTGGCCTAACTACTAAAACAAAACACTAATGGATGAAACTACCCCTAAAGAGGGATTGTAAATGTTTTGCAATCCCATCTTGTCTTTGAGATACTTGAACTGATTTGGAAACAAAGCCTTAGTGAAGATATATGCCATTTGTTCTTGTGTCGTAATATGTCGTGTTTTGATAAAACCAGACTGTACTTCTCTCTAACCAAGTGGCAATCAATCTCTATGTGTTTTGTTCTCTCATGAAACACAGGGTTTGCTGTGATATGTTAAGCTTCTTGATTGTCACAATAAAGTTCTACTTGTCCATTGTGAGCAATTTTCAGTTCCTCTAAGACAAAGTAACCATACGACTTCACAAGTTGTGTTTGCCATAACTCTAAACTTAGCTGCAGTGGAAGATCTATAAATGGTATGTTCCTTTTTGTTTTTCCATGATATTAAGGAACCACCAAGAAAAATGCAAAAACCCAAAGTCGATCTCCTTGCGTCTTGGAAAGATGCCCAATCCGAGTCTGTATATGTTCTGAGTTGAACTTTAGAATCTGCTGAAAACAAAAGGCCTAGTCCAAGACAAGCCTTGACATATTGCAACAGCCTTTGAGCTGCTTTCAAGTGTGGTGCCCTTGGTGTAGCAAGAAATTGGCTAGGCTTGTTGACTAAAAATGATAAATCCAGTCTAGTTTTCGTGAGGTATTGTAGCTTTGCAATGATTTTTCTGTACACTAGAAGGTCTTTAAAAGGTTCTTCATTATCTTGAGTAAGTTTCAGATTAGGTTCCATAGGTGTACTTGCTGGTTTGCAACTAAGAACCAGCATCCTCTAAAAGTTGAAGTGCATAAGGCCTTTgtgaaaaaaaaatccccttgTCCGACCTTCCTACTTCAAGACCAAGAAAGTATCTCAGATTTCCTAGGTCCTTCAACTTGAATCTAGCTTTAAGTCTAGATTTTGGTGCCTCAACCTCTTGTAAATTGTTGCTATCCAAAATCACATCATCAACGTAAACTAAGAGAGCAATAAAACTTGTTGTTGAATACCTTATAAACAATGAGTGATCACTAGTTGAATGCTTAAAACCTTCTTCTAATAAAGCCCTTGAGAATTTCTCAAACCGTTGCCGAGaagcttgttttaatccatacaAGGAATTTTGTAACTTGCAAACCATATTATGTGGTAACTCGCCCTTAGGACTATACCATTGATGAATAGTCATAAACACTTCCTCATGCAAGTATCTATGCAAAAATGCATTATTGACATCAAGATGATGAAGAAACCAGCATTTACTAGCCGCAAGAGCAAGAACAAGCTTGACAGTGACTAGCTTAGCAACCGGAGCAAATATGTCATTATAATCAACACCGTCTAGGTGAGTATATCCCTTGGCGAGTAGGAGGGCCTTATACCTCTCCACAGATCCATCAACATTGTATTTCGCCTTATAGACCAACTTATAACCCACAACTTTCTTGTTAGAAGGCAAACTCACAATAGACCAAGTATGGTTTCTCTCAAGTGCACTAATTTCATCACTCGTTGCAGCTTCCCACTCAAGTTTACCAGCAGCTTATGAATAAGTAGCATGTTTAAAATGGCTAGAAACAGCGAGCACAACAACTCTAAAAGTAGATAACAGCCGAGTATAATCAAGAACTTGAGAAAGAGAGTGAGCTGTAATGGGAATAAACACCTGAGAAACATAGGGAAATATAAGAGAATTAGTAGCTACAGAGCAGTGGTAATCATTAAGATAAGATGGTTTCTTAATAGGCCGAGCAGGTagactagaagaagaagaagaatcagTCTCAGCAGTAGGAACAACATCAACTCGAGAAATAATGTCAGTAACAGGAGCAGGAAGTATAGAAtgagaaaaataattaatatgCTTAGGAGACAAGTCAGAAAGAGAAGTATATTGAAATATATGTTCATGAAATTGTACATCTcttgaataaaaaaatttattggtAGTCAAATCAAGCAACTTGTAGGCTTTCATTCGAATGGGATATCCTAAAAAAACACAAGTTGTGACTCGGGGAGAAAACTTAGACCGAGTACAAACTAAGGTAGAAGAGTAAGCAAGACACCCAAATGTTTTAAGGTGTTGATATgaaggtgctttgtggtgtaagAGTTCAAAAGAAGATTTGTTTTTGAGATTCTGTGTAGGAATCATATTTATTAAGCAAGTTGTTGTAGCAATACAATCAGCCCAATAAACTAAAGGAATATTAGATTGAAAAAGCAAAACTCTAGCTACATTAAGCAAGTGTTGATGCTTTCTTTCAACAATTGAATTTTGTTGGGGTCTACAAACACATGAATGATAATGAATAATGCCAAGTGAATCAAAAAGAGAGGAAAATTTATGTCAGGGGCATTATCAGTTCTAATTGCTTTAACTTGAGTGCCAAATAGATTTTTAACTAAGGCAAGAAAATTTGGTATACCAAGTTGAGCATCATATTTTTGTTTGATAAAATAAACCCATGTATAGCGTGAGCAAAGTCAACAATTGTAAGAAAATATTTGTATTCCTCAACATAAATAGTAGCAAAAAGACCCCAAATATCAAGATGAATAAGAACAAAAGGAGCAACAGAAAAATTATGATTTGAAAGAAATGGCAACCACTTTTGTTTTGCATAAAGGCATATTGAACAATGAAAATTAGAAGAAGATGTGTACTCAAAATTTAAATCTTTATTCAATGGATGAATCTTGATACAAAAGGGGTGGCCTAAACGATAATGCCACAAAGTatcaaaaaaaat
It encodes the following:
- the LOC133814718 gene encoding uncharacterized mitochondrial protein AtMg00810-like, producing MEPNLKLTQDNEEPFKDLLVYRKIIAKLQYLTKTRLDLSFLVNKPSQFLATPRAPHLKAAQRLLQYVKACLGLGLLFSADSKVQLRTYTDSDWASFQDARRSTLGFCIFLGGSLISWKNKKEHTIYRSSTAAKFRVMANTTCEVVWLLCLRGTENCSQWTSRTLL